The Vicia villosa cultivar HV-30 ecotype Madison, WI linkage group LG1, Vvil1.0, whole genome shotgun sequence genome includes a region encoding these proteins:
- the LOC131641089 gene encoding GDSL esterase/lipase At5g55050-like, producing the protein MTSFNGKNNSIITNNYASVFFFLLYFVAILGMNIANEVVPTLYIFGDSTFDVGTNNYLNSKTKANSPYYGIDFHNSFPTGRYSNGLNIADQIARRFGYKKSPPSFMDLEKLQYSFKHNIMLGVNFASGGSGILRYTGYKQWGEVIFLEKQVQQFALVSGNITKILGPTNATSFVSKALFLVSIGSSDLFDYERNESGVFHLGKEENLALLQLNYYTYIRKLYELGARKFGILSVPPIGCYPAVTSTNGGSCVKPLNDFAVAFYKATQTLLQKLSLELEGFEYSLGNTYAMLKDPLAFGLNDTKSACCGIGKLNGEGPCLKTLKQNRCGFGLLNEDDLLLKSLNDKLWGIRKFYREDPCIKTLNISLCVNHDDHLFWDWLHITDRASEVIAKMVFEGGAEFVFPKNLSQLVS; encoded by the exons ATGACATCATTCAATGGCAAAAATAATTCTATTATCACAAATAATTATGCTTCTgtatttttctttcttctctaCTTTGTGGCCATTCTTGGCATGAACATAGCTAATGAGGTTGTGCCAACTTTATACATATTTGGTGATTCAACATTTGATGTTGGAACCAACAATTATCTCAACTCTAAAACTAAAGCAAACAGCCCTTATTATGGGATTGATTTTCATAACTCGTTTCCCACTGGAAGATATAGCAACGGTCTCAACATTGCTGACCAAATTG CTAGACGATTCGGTTACAAGAAAAGTCCACCATCGTTTATGGATTTGGAGAAACTTCAGTACAGTTTCAAACACAACATTATGTTGGGTGTGAATTTTGCATCAGGTGGATCTGGAATTCTTAGATATACTGGCTACAAACAATGG GGAGAAGTGATTTTCCTTGAAAAGCAGGTGCAACAATTTGCATTAGTAAGTGGAAACATCACTAAGATATTAGGGCCAACAAATGCAACTAGTTTTGTTTCAAAGGCTTTGTTTCTCGTTAGCATTGGTAGCAGTGACCTCTTCGATTATGAACGAAACGAAAGTGGAGTATTTCATTTAGGCAAAGAAGAAAATTTAGCTCTTCTACAGCTAAACTACTACACTTATATAAGG AAACTATATGAGTTAGGGGCTCGGAAATTTGGGATATTAAGTGTTCCACCTATAGGGTGTTATCCTGCAGTAACTTCTACCAATGGAGGGAGTTGTGTGAAGCCACTAAATGACTTTGCTGTTGCATTCTATAAAGCAACTCAAACTCTTCTGCAAAAGTTAAGCTTGGAGTTGGAAGGATTCGAGTATTCACTTGGCAACACTTATGCAATGTTAAAAGATCCATTGGCCTTTG GGTTGAATGATACAAAATCAGCATGTTGTGGAATTGGGAAGTTGAATGGAGAGGGTCCATGTTTGAAAACCTTGAAACAAAATCGTTGTGGATTTGGATTGTTGAATGAAGATGATTTATTGTTGAAATCCTTGAATGACAAACTTTGGGGAATAAGAAAGTTCTATAGAGAGGATCCTTGCATAAAAACTTTGAATATTAGTCTTTGTGTGAATCATGATGATCACTTATTTTGGGATTGGTTGCATATCACTGACAGAGCTTCAGAGGTGATAGCTAAAATGGTATTTGAGGGAGGGGCAGAGTTTGTATTTCCAAAGAATTTAAGTCAATTAGTTTCTTGA